In a single window of the Chelonia mydas isolate rCheMyd1 chromosome 8, rCheMyd1.pri.v2, whole genome shotgun sequence genome:
- the LOC102941939 gene encoding small nuclear ribonucleoprotein F produces MSLPLNLKPFLNGLMGKPVMVKLKWGMEYKDYLVSVDGYMNMQLANTEEYIDGALSGHLGEVLIRCNNVLYIRGVEEEEEEDGEMRE; encoded by the coding sequence ATGAGCTTGCCCCTGAACCTCAAGCCCTTCCTGAATGGGCTGATGGGGAAGCCGGTGATGGTGAAGCTGAAGTGGGGGATGGAGTACAAGGACTACCTGGTGTCTGTCGACGGCTACATGAACATGCAGcttgcaaacacagaagaataCATAGATGGTGCATTGTCAGGACACCTTGGTGAAGTTTTGATAAGATGTAACAATGTCCTGTACATCAGAggagtagaagaagaagaagaagaagatggagaaatgagagaataa